The following nucleotide sequence is from Phycisphaera sp..
TGAATCCGCATCGACGCCCGCGTTCCATTGCGCCACCCAGCCGAGCCCGTATGCCACGGCCAGCCCGTGCGGCACGCCGTAGCGCTGCGTCAGCGCGTACGAATAGGCGTGGGCCGCTGTCGTTCGGCTGATGTTGATGGCGCAGCCGCTCAAGTGCGCCCCCAGCATGATGGCTTGGCAGGCGGCAGGATCCTGGTCGCGTGCGGCAGCGACGAGATACTCGAACATCAACGTGCCGCCCTCGGTGGCCAGCGTTCGCGACCGCTCGGTCGCGCCGCAGGCCCAGATCGATTCGATGCACTGGCACAGCGCGTCGAGCCCGGACACCGCGCTCAGCCGCGGGGGCAGCGACTCGATGAAGCGGTGGTCGAGCACGGCCGCAGCGGGCCGCAGCGCAGGATGATCGATCGACTTCTTGCGACCCTCGACGTAGAGCACGCCGAAGCTCGTCGCCTGGCTGCCCGAGCCGGCTGTCGTGGGCACGGCGATGACCGGCGCCGCGCCGCGGATGCTCGATCGGCCGCGGATGATCGCCTCGACGTCGTTGCGGTGATCGAGCCCGAGCGCGGTGGCCTTGGCGAGATCGATGCACGAACCACCCCCCACCGCGACCAAGCCGTCGGCCCGCACGCGAATCGCCGCGTCGATGACCGACCGTGCAAGCTCCGCCGACGGATTGGGTTCGATCCCGTCGAACATGCGCTCGCCACATCGCGTCGCACCATGGATTTCTTCGCGCAGTCCGGCGGCGTCGACCGCTCGCCGATCAACTACGAGCATCGGGCGCGTCATTCCAGAGTCGGCAATGAGTTGCGTCAGCGCCCCGGCCTCGAACGCGAGGGTCTGGCCCTCGAACGCTCCGACGCGCGACCCCGATTGCTTGGAGAGTGCGTCGAGCATGCCTCGTCAGGCTCCGACGCGCGAGTAAGCCTCGAGGTGTTCGGGAAGCTCGTCGAGATGGTCGATCGCAACGATGCCCGTGAGGCGCCCCAGCACGGGCTCGGTCCGTCCGTTGCGCATGGCGACCACCAAGCCGCAGCCGGCGTTGACGCCCTCTTCGATGTCCGCCAGGCTATCGCCCACCTTGCATACGCGCGAGGCATCTTCGACGCCCAGGCGAGCCATCAGGGCTCGGATCATGTCCGGATGGGGCCTGCCGCGGTCGACCTCGTCGCTGGCGATGGTGGCGTCGAGCTTCGACCGCCAGCCCAAGCGATCGATCACCGCGTCGAGGATGGTTCGATCGAAGCCGGTGTCCAGGGCGACGCGGATGCCGCGGCCGCGCAGCGCTTCGAACAGTTCCTCAGCGCCTGGCATCGCTCCAACCCGGGGAGCTCCTGCATAGTGCTGGACCATGGCTGAACGGAACCGCTCGTGGATCGTCTCGACCTCGTCGGCGTCGGGCGCCCGCCCTCGCTTGGCCTCCAGCAGCGTCGCGATGGCCAGGGGCTTGAGCAGCCCCATGACCGGATCGACCTCTCGCGGCGAGACCTCGACGCCCGCCGATGACAAGGCCGCGGCCATGCAGCAAGCGACCACGTCGCCATCGTCCCTGAGCGTGGTGCCGGCCACGTCGAAAACCACGAGTTCCATGCCATGCCTCTCGAGTTGGGTGTACCCACGCATCTGCGTGCGCGAGCCTAGGAGCACCATTGCTCCAGGCGAGGGGGCGACGGCGTCGTGGATCACGTCTTGACGAGATCTTCACACGTCGTCGGCTTGCCCGGCCCGCTCGCGAGGCCCAGCCTATGTGTCTTAATTGGAGCGAGACGCACGTGACCCCAGTCCTCGAGCTACGCAACCTGACCATGACCTACGCCACGGGCCACACCGCCCTGTCGGGCGTGAGCATGTCGGTGGCCGCCGGAGAGCGCGTCGCGGTCATCGGGCGTTCGGGCGCGGGCAAGAGCACGATGCTCAGGCTCATGAACCGGTTGCTGACGCCCACAGGCGGCGAGATCGTGTTGAGCGGGTCATCCATCACCAGGGTGCACGGCCGGAGGCTCCGCGAAGTACGGACGCGCGTGGGCATGATCTTCCAGCAATACAACCTGGTTGGCCGCCTGACCGTGCTCGAGAACGTGCTGGTGGGCTGGCTGGGTGCCCAGCGTGGCTTGGCGACGATCCCCTCGCTCTGGCGGCAGTTTCCCGCGAGCGCTCGAGAAGCGGCCATGGCGTGCCTCGAAGAGGTCCAGATCGCCGAACTCGCCAGCCAGCGGGCCGACCAACTCTCGGGCGGGCAGGCCCAGCGCGTGGCGATCGCTCGCGTGCTCGCCCAGCAGCCCACGGCGATCCTGGCCGACGAGCCGGTCTCCAGCCTCGACCGACGGAGCAGCGAGATCGTGCTGCGGACGCTCGATCGCATCAACAAGACCCACGGGGTACCGATCGTCATCAACGTGCACGACGTCGAGATTGCACGGAACCATGCCGACCGTGTCGTCGGGCTCCGCAATGGTGTGCTCGTGCTCGACACGCCAGCCACGGCACTGCACGACGGCGAACTGTCCCGGCTCTATCGCGACGAACCGGCATCCGCATCGAGCACGCCCGCCCAGACGCACCACACCTTGAGGGAACAGCCCGCATGAACACCGCCATCCGCTTGTTCTTCGTCGTGTCAGCGGTGCTCCTGCTCGCCGTTGCCGGATGCAAGGACCGTGCGTCCGCCAGCTCATCGCCTACTGGGAGCGGGGAGAAAAGTGATAATCGCGAAGGCTGGCCCGAGGTCATCCGCCTGGGCCTGATTCCCAGCGAAGGGGGGAGCGACATCGTGGCCCGGTTTGCGCCCCTGGCCGATCACCTCGAACGGCAACTGGGCATCCCCGTCGAGACGTTCAGCGCATCGGAGTATATCGGCGTTATCACGGCCATGCAGAACAAGCAGGTCGACGTGGCGTACTTCGGGCCCAAGAGCTACATCGAGGCCAATCGCATCGCGGGCGCCGTGGCGGTTGCAAGGGAACTCAACGACCAGGGCCAGGAGGGCTACTACGGCATCATCATCGCGCGTGCGGACTCGGGCATGGTGACGATCGAGGATGCCCGCGGCGAATCCTTCGGCTTCGTGACCCCGAACAGCACGTCGGGCTTCCTCGTGCCGAGCATTGGCATCATCGAGAAGACCGGCATGAAGCCCGAGGAATACTTCGGCGAGATCCGGTATACCGGTTCGCATGGCAGCGCCATCCGGGCCGTGCTGGCGGGCGACCTGCCCGTCGCCGCGACGAACACCCTGGACCTGATCGCCATGGAGCGGGCCGGCTTGGACAGTTCGCCGCTCATCGAGCTCTGGCGCAGCGAGCTGATCCCTTCCTCCCCGATCTCGGTGCGCGGCGACTTGCCACAGAGCTTCCAGGACGCCGTCCGCGACGCGGTCGTCTCGCTGTCGGACGAGCCCGAGGCGCTTGAGGCCATGGCCCGAGGCGGATTCATGCGGGCCAACGACTCAGACTTCGATCCCATTCGGGCACTCGAGCAGCGGCGGCAGGAACTGATCGATGACCGATGAGGCCGAGCCTCGGCGTCCCTTGATGTCCATCCTGCGTTGGGGCGCTCCGCTGGCCGCGTTGCTGGTCGGGACGATCGCGTTCTCACGGCAGGCGCTGATGGAGCTCGAACCCGCGGTTGCGGTCGCTATCGCGGCCGCGATGGCGGCCGTCATCGCCTGGCTCACCGCACGCAGGCTGGCGCTGCCGCTCCTCATCCTCGCCGTACTCTCCTGGTCGGGTGCCAAGAGCGACCTCGATCCGGGTCTGCTCGTCGAAAATCGCGGTCGCGCGGCCGAGTACGTCCTGGGCCGCCAGCTTTCCGACGCCCAGATCGCCGAGACCTACCAGAGCGCCGAGCGCACCCTCATGCTCTCCCTCGAACGCCAGGCCAGGCTCCAACTCGTCGAAGAGCTCCGCCTCGAACCGGGCGCCCCGCGTCCCGAAGGCTTCGATGAGGCCATTGATGCTCGGACCACCGAGCTCCGCAACGAAACGACGCTGGAAGAGTGGGACACCCTTGTCGAGCGCCAGGCTCGCCGCGTGAAGCGTGAACGAAGCGGCGGCTTCTTCCCGCCCGAGACCGATCCCGACAGCCTGCGCCTTTATGCCGACGCGTTGCTGGAGACCATCGCGATCGCCATCTGGGGCACGCTCTTGGCCATGGTCGCCGCACTGCCGATCGCCGTGCTGGGCTCCCACCGGACGTTGTCGATCCTCAGCACCGCGGGCGGTCCTATCCCGGGCCTCTTGCGTCGCCTGGGTGTGTTCTTCACCCGCCGCGGGTTCGACGCGTGCCGCGGCTTCAATGAATTCGTGCTCGCGTTGATATTCGTCGCCATCATCGGCCTAGGGCCTTTCGCCGGCGTGATGGCCCTGGCGGTGCACACCTTTGGCGTCCTTGGCAAGGTCTTCGCCGACGCACTCGAAACCGTCCGGCAGGGCGAGATCGACGGCGTGACCGCCACGGGCGCGTCCTCGACGCAGGTCCTGTCGTTCGCGGTGCTACCCCAGATCATGCCCTACGTGGTCAGCCAGACGCTGCTGCGATTCGAGAGCAACGTTCGATCGGCCTCGGTCCTCGGACTGGTGGGCGCGGGTGGGATCGGCTTCCTCATCGACGCAAAGCTCAAGAGCTACGCCTTCCAGGAGGTCGCCACGATGATGATCATGATCATCGTGGTCGTGTCGCTCATCGACTTCGCGTGCGGACGGATCATGAAACGCTTCACCTGATCGGGCCGGCTCGCATACCACACGACGTGCATGCGCTCGGTCAAGGCCTCGCCGTGCAGTGTGTCGCCATGGCAGCCACTCGGCTCTCGCGCATGCCTCGCGGCTGGGATCAGGCGGGTTGCTTTCCATTGAAGGCACCGCACTCGGCAGCAATCGTCTCCTCGGCGATCGCTGGACCGAGGGTCATGCCCGCTCCGCCCACGCAGTTGACCACGGTGACCCCCGGGGTCGGCTCGCAGCGCAGCACCGTCTTTCCATCCGTGCGCCTCGCGTACACGCCGTGCCAGCGATCGACCACGCTCGAGCTGTCAATGTCCAGCATCTGACCAAGATAAGCCACGATGGCGGCGTTGACGTCCTCGCGATCAAACGGAGTCGCACCCTGGCCGTACGCGTGTGAATCGCCGACAACAAGCGTGCCATCGCCTCGCTGAGCACTCATGACGTGGATGCCGTGCTCATCGTAGAACGGATGCTCGCGGGCATAGCGGGCCTTCACCGCCTTGAGACTGGGGCACTGCTCGAAGGCCGGATAGTGCCGCAGCGTCAGCCCGCCGGCGACGTGGGCCCCCGCCCGCCACGCCGGGGCCGAAAGACGCAACATCTGGAGCTTGCAAAGCTCGACGGGGAGGCGCTGGTACACCTCGGGAAAGAGGACGCGGAGGTCGGCCCCGGAACACACAACCACCCGATCGGCGTGCAACTGCTGGCCATCGGCCAGGGAGACCGTGCCCGCCTCGCAACGGACCGCGGCGAGAGATCGCACGAACGCCACGCCCTGCGCTTCCAGCCAGCGGGCGATGCGATCGGCGGCCGTCCTGGGCTCGACGGCCAGTTCGCTCGCGCTGTGCATCACCCCGACGAGCCCGTCGCGGCGGAGCCCGGCATGCGTCCGATGGGCAGCCTCGGGCGAGAGCAGCGTGCAATCCAGTCCATCGCACCTATCGTCGCTCACGAATTCTTCGAGCACCGCCCACTCGTCGTCGTGGCGCGCCACGTGCAAAGAGCCATCGGGCCGAACGTCGACGCCAGCCTCGCGGCCCAAGTCCAGCCAGATCTCGCGTGAACGCAGGGCGCGGCGGCGGTCCTCGCCCGGTCGCATGCCGACGGGCCACACCATGCCAAAGTTCCGGACCGTCGCCCCGATCGCCTTCGGCTCGCGTTCGATCACGCCCACGCGCTCGCCAGCCCGCAGCGCCGCCAGAGCGTGCGAAAGCCCGAGGATGCCAGCCCCCACCACGATCCGGTCGTATCGCTCTGCCATGCGAGAAGTCTACTCGGCTGGGCCAGCGATTGATCGTGATCGAGCACGCCACAACAAGAGCTTCATACGCCGATGGCGCGAGGCACCTTGTGGGGGGCGTCCGGTCGGTCCTTCCGCTGACCCGAGTTCGGCGCGTGCAGAGGTGTAGTCGGGGATTCAGAGGACGGGAAACGGTGGGGTAGCGGCATGCGGCCAAGGAGAACGTGAATCAGGCCTCGAACTAGCGATCGGGTGACGCTTGCGAGCCGTTAGTGGCGGGTCGTGTTTCACGAACCGCAATGTGACCCGAGACCATCAAGTTGTCGATTGCCCAGTACCAGTCGTTCTCTGCCTGGTCAAGCCGGAACATGAAGACCGCATGGCCCGCTCCTCCCGGATTCTGGATGGGCACGACGACGCGTTCGGCGGGATTCTTGGCGTGATAGGTTGGCTCGCCCTGCCGCGAGGTCCAGCGCATGATCTCTTTTGGCTCCGCATCATCATAACTGACCATGATCGTGGCGCGCATGTCGTCGTATGGGTCCCAGGTGCTGTCGAAGCTGAGGATTCCGCTACCGGGTTCGATGCCATCGAGCTTCACCGGTACGGACACCATGACCGCATCAAATGCTCCCCCATCGGGAATGGGTGCGTCGTACCACTCATCGGGGTCGGCCACGGCAAGATTGCCCGATCCAAGCGTGAATTGACTGCGGCTTTGATCTCCCGAGGCCTGGATCCACCACTCCTTGTTGGCGATCGCCCACCCGCGCCACTCGGTGACGCCACCTTGGGGCATCGCGGACCGATCGTTGGTCCAGCCCGTCGGCGCGCCCGCCGACCAAGCCTTGGCCTTCGTCCGCGTTTCATCAGTGTTGGGACCAAGTTGGACCGCCTCGAAGTCTTCCTTCCAGAGGATGAGGATGTCCGGACAGTCGGCATCCGTCGAACCTACGCCGAGGAACGTGCCTCCGACGGAGATACAGTCACGTTCGCGGAGTTGCCTGGACGTGCCATCGGGCAAGCAGCAGGCGCCGATGGGCGCGGCCCCAGTCACGAACGCTCGCTCTTGCGACCACTCGCTCCATGCGAGGCCATCGTCACGATATCGGACACGCCAGTAATGGGTCGTGAACGGATCGAGCCCGTCGAACGTATGCGATGTCATCGGCATGCCAGCACGTGTGTCCACGCTGTAGTAGCCGTTGTCACGGCCCGTTGCTTCGGGTGGCGCGTACCAGTTCTCGAATCGGAACCACTCGTCCCGCACCGGCGCCGAGAAGTCGCCCTCGGTCGTACTGATCTGGATCTGCGTGGCGAGGTGTCTGTCGCCGTCGGGATCACGGAAGGAGCTAGCTTCGAGGACGAGTCCGTCGGCCGGCACGCCGGCAGAGCCGCTCGCTGGCGATCGCAGCTCGGGCGTCACCGGTTGCTCGTTGGATCGGCGGATGCGGACGTCGTCGATCACCTCGTTGTCCTTGGGATCGAACTGGTTGCCGCGGCTGATTCGCCGCATCCGGAAGCTCGGGTTCGGTCCGTCTTCAACTTCCATGAGCACGAAGCCCCAGTCCATGATGGACTTCTGGAATTCGGCGTAGTCCTCGCGTGGATACTCGCCCCACCAGGCAAGGTCGCCCTCGGTCGCCGAAACGTCGACCCACAGGTGCGTGTGGTCTTTGCTCTGGCCGCGCTCGTAGGCGTGCGTGTGGCCGAAGAAGTGGATGCTTGGCTTTCCAGTCTTCGTCGAGAATCGCTCGAGCCGTCGCACCACGTCACCTGTAAACGCCGTGTTGCCGGGCGTCCACGCCGGTGTCAGGTGCGGATGGTGCAATTGGGCGAACACGAAGTCGATATCGTCGGCAGCCGCGGCATCCTCGAGTACATTGTCGAGCCAATCGAGCTGTGTCTGCGTGCGATAGGCGCCGTTAGAGTCGAGCCCGATGATACGGACGTTGCCGTGGTCCTTCCACCACCAGTGCTCGAGGAAGCCTTCGGTGCCGTTCTCGGGCAGATGGAAGTAGTCAAAGAACCAGCGTGCATCCTGTTCGTGGTTTCCGGGCACGGGATAGATCGGAATGCGAGCGCTCAGCTCCTGCTCCTCATCGAAGAACTGCTCCTTCCACTCGTTGTAGTTGCTTCCCGCATTGACGAGATCACCCGGGATCAAGCTGAAGGCAAGGTGCTCGCTGAGCTCGAACGCGCCGCCGTCGGCATGGCCGAAGTTCTCGCGTACGAACCGGATCACTCCGTCGTTGATGACCGTCGTGTGTCGATTGGGCACCGGCCCTGCCTGCGTGTCCGAATACACAACGAATTTGAAGGGCTCGCCGGATCCGGGCGGCATCGGCGCGCGGAACTGGTACGTTTGTGTACCGGGCACTCGCACGCGGTAGCGATACGAGGCACCGGGCTCGAGACCGAGCAGTGGAACGTGGTGGATTCGAGCCTGTCCCTGGCTGGGAATGGAACTGCCTCGGGCGGTGTGTTCCAACACGTCGCCCTTGCCCCATCGAACTTCGCTGGGAGATGGCCCTTCGGTCTCCCACACGATCCAGATGCTTGTTGGCTTGGCGTCTTGCAAGAATGGCCCGACCCGTGCTGGGCTGGCCTTCCGTGTCGTGTCGGCCTGCTTGCCCGTGGCGACGTGACTCGCGAACAGGAGTGCCAGGCAGACTAGCACGTGACTTACGATGCGATGCGGCATGGTTGGGGCTCCGTCGTTTCGAGCACAGTCTACTACGGCGCCGATCCGGAACAACTCTGCACCCTATGTGCGACCCTGTCAGAGCCCCTGCCTCAGTGGTGCCAGCCGAGATCTACACACAATCGACACCAAAGCTTCACCCATTTAAGGACAGGGCTTGTACGCGTAGCCTGCTTCACTCGAGGTCAGGTCGTCCACATGCGGGCGGCCAGCCATAAGTACGGCCAAATGCAGCACCGCTTGACACTCGGTTCGCGCGTCTGAAGAACCGGGACCGCGGTCATGCACTTCAGTGGCGCCGAAGCCCAGGTTTCAACCATGCGAAAGTACCATGAAATTCTCCGTGATTACCTCCGGATTTGCTCAATCTTTGCGCCTTGTGAGCGCGTTGGCTCCACGGCACCGCGAATATTGATGGGCGTACGAAGGCCGTGGCCCAGCTTGCATCAACACCTTAGATTGGAGAGATTACGCATGACTCGCAACATCATGATCGTGCTCGCGAGCAGCGCCGCCGCCCAGACCGTCCTCTACGAGCAGGACTTCGAGGATTTGACGCTGCTCCCGTTCGTGAGTTCGAGCGAGTGCTGTGGCGACGGCACCGATTGGACCGACGAGTTGCCGGCGGGCTGGGACTTCGACAACGGCGACACGCCCAGCGATGGTCCTGCCGAGTTCTTTGGCTTCACCTTCCTCGACATCAATTCCTGGATCGCGACAGCCGGCGACCAGGATCGCAGCACGTTCGTGCGCGGCACCGGCACCGTCATGGTTGCCGATGGCGATGAGTATGACGATTTGGGATCAGGCATCGAGCCCGACCTGTTCAACGTGCTGGTCCGTACGCCCGCGATCGACGTTACCAGCGTGGCGTCCGGCCTGCTGGAGATCGCGTTCGACTCGAGCTTTCGCCCCTACGACACGATGACCGGCCTCGTCGAGGTCAGCTTCAACAGCGGCCTGAGCTTCGACAATCTGCTGACTCTCAACGTCGATACCGTGCCGGGCGGCTCGAGCAGCCTGGAGCGGGCCAACGAGGCCATCGCTCTGTCCGTGGCCATCCCGAGCGGCGCGACCGACGCGATCGTCCAGTTCCGTATGGCGGACACGGGCAACGACTGGTGGTGGGCCATCGACAACATCGTCGTGAGCGAGGGCACGGGGGCCCCCTCGCCATTCGGCTTCGTGACCACCAGCGAAGCCGTGTTTGAGACGACCACTCCCGTCATCGAATGGGAGGCGGCTGCCGACGCCGATGACTACAGCATCATCGTCGCCCGGGAGGCCGACCTGAGCAGCGTCGTCTTCGATGACGACGGCATCATCTCGACAAGGGCCCAGGTCGGCCCGCTGAACAGCGGTCGGTACTACGTGAGCGTGACGGCGATCAACGTTGGCGGCGAGCGCGAGATCCTTGATGCCCCGCTGAGCTTCTTCGTCGTGAACCCGTGCCCTGCCGACTTCAACGGGGATGGCTCACTCGACATCTTTGACTTCCTAGCATTCAGCAACGCGTTCGACGCCGGCTGCCCATAATCTACCCGCAGGTAGATTGATGACGACGCGGCGTGGCCGTCCGTTCGGGCGGCCACGCTCTATTCGTAGCCGAAGGCATCGATGAATGGCTGCAAGACGTGAACGTGTGGCTCCAGGTGCTTTCTGTAGTTCTTCCAGCGACCAATGGCGCTGGTGTAGATGGGTTCACGAACCTCGGTCTGTGTCGGCGAATTTACCAGTTTGTGCCGGGTGCGTTCCCTGTACGCGAGTACTTGGTTGTCCCATGCAACCCCGAGCATCTGTATAACGTGGCGCGCCTCGACAGCCAGATCCGTAACCGCGTCTTCGTAGCGCACCTCGATCCATCGCTCGGCATCCAAGGCCTCGCGATATCGCAACCATGCGCCCATCTCGACGGCGTACAACTCGCACGCGGTATCCCACGACAAGAGCATTGAACTGAATTCGGTGAGACGGAAGCTCCGCAGGACGCAACTCGCGATGACGTCGCGAGGATCCCGCACAGCCACGATAAACTTCGACTCGGGAAACAGCCGCAGCAGGCCCGGGAGGAGCGTGGTGTGGTTCGGGTTCTTGTCGATGTGGAGCCGCTGATCCAGCGGCTCGCCGAGCGCGGCCTCCATGAAGTCGAGGTACCGGCGTCGCTCGCTCCCAATGACATCGTCTGGGATGGCGTCCAGTGTCTCGAGCGTCAGCGCTCCCCCACCTTGCTTACACATCCTCGGGAAGATGTCGCGGCTGAAGATGACGCGTTCGGGAGACGCCACGATCGACGGGTGCGCGTCGAGGCATTGCTCCAGCAGCGTGGTGCCCGACCGCGGAAAGCCGATCAGGTGAGCAATGCCCGCCACTCGGGCGTCCAACTCAGGCTTCGCATCCAGCCACGTTGGTGGGCCGGCTTCGGCGAACGCGGAGGCGAGGTCCGCGAGGGCAGCGTTGTTCGCACGAGCCCTCTGGAGCATAGGTTGCGTGCTCCGGAGGCGACCGATAACGCCATGGGCGTGCTCGATCGCATCAACCGCGCGATCGAACTCACGCCGCGCATCGTGGACGTAGCACAGTTCGGTTGCGGCTTCCGCCTGGACGAGCGGCGGCGCCGGGTCGACGGCGAGCGGTTCAAGCGTTACCGTCGCCTCGTCGAGCCGCCCCATCCGCCGCAAGATCCGCCCCCGCACGAGCCTCGGCTCGGCTGCTACCGGGGCTAGTCGTATGCACGCGTCGATCGCGTCCAAGGCCTGCTCGAGCTTGCCGACTTGCTCGTAGAGCACGGCCACTTCGCCCTGTACCGAAGGAGGCAGCGTGCCCAACCGTTCGAGCTCCTCGAGCGCCCGCTGTGGGCGGAAGCAGCGCGCGTACGTCTGTGCGATCAGCGGAGCGACGCGCGGATCGGTGCCTGCCAGGGAACGCGCCTTGTCTAGGTAGCGTTCCGCATGCGCGATCTCGTGCCGTCCGCCGAATGCCCTGGCGGCCTCGAGCAGTCCCTTGACATTGCCGGGACGCTTCCGCACGGCTGCCTCGAACTGGGAAAGCGCCAGATCCAGATCGCCGCGCGCCCACGTTGCCCTGGCTGTCGCAAGTTCCGCAAAATCCGCGAGTTGCCTCTCAGACACTCGTTGGAGGGATGCTTGGGCCATCACGCGACACTAGGCCTCTGCCTGCTGTAGCGCTCGCTGTTGGAACCCACGAACGCCGCGAGCAACCTTGCTGCAAAGCTGGGAAGTGCCTTTAGGTATATTTGGCAGAGTTTATGAAAGCATTCAGAATCACACAAATTGCCGTGAAACGATGGTGTTGCGGGCGACCGGTCCCTCCCTTGCAATTACTGTTCGCCCGGTAGGGCTGACATCACTTCCACGCTGAGGAGGTCGCACAAGATGATCCACGCAGGTCTGACTCGCCGGGATCGTGATGGTTTTACGCTCATCGAATTGCTTGTCGTCATCGCCATCATCGCGTTGCTGATCGGCGTCTTGCTGCCGTCGCTCGGGAAGGCCCGAGAGGCCGCGTGGCAGGTAACCGAATTGAGCAACATGCGGCAGATCGGCGTCGCCTCTCAGGTCTACACGAATGACTACCAGGAGTGGTTCAACCCGATCCAGGATCAGGTACGTGTTCCTGCCGGCCGGCGTGGAGGCTTCGCGATCATTGAGGTGACTTGGCGCGAGATCCTCTGGGAGTACGTCGGCGAAGCGCGGGAGGCATTCGACTCGCCGGCAGAGCGTACCGAGATCTATTCCGATGGCGTCAGCCAATACGACGTGGAGTTGGCCGCCGCGGCTGGCGCCACGATCTCGGAGAACCCCGATGCCGTCGGAACGCCGGTCACTGAGATTGACTACAACCGGAGTGGCATTGGCGCCAACCTCGTGCATTACTGGGACCAGGAACGCGACCTGCACGGCCGCCTCTACTTCGAGGGCAAGGGCCCGTTCGGACGCCCCACGGAGCGTGGCTACAGCGAGGGCCTGACGCAGCTCAGCGAGGTCGAGGATCCAAGCGAGCTCATCCTCTTCGGCAGCGGCGGAACGGACCACCCCCGCTGGCCCGAAGACACTTGGTGGATCTACAAGTACGAGGATCCCGTTCGCAAGCCCGGATTCAGCCGGTACCAGCAGTTCGTGGACTTCGGCTCCGATACGGGGTCACTTCGATTCAACAACAAGGGCAATTACTTCCTCGCCGATGGCAGTGGTCGCCTTCTGGACCCGCGTGAGATCGCCTGTAACAACGACGAGTGTATGTGGAGTGTGTGGGTTGATGGACACAAGAGCCATGGCGTCCGCTGATTCTCGCTTCGAGCACGAACCGCTCGTCTCGGAGGACGAGTTTCGGGAAGCTCCGGCGGCTCGACGCGGTGAGCGGGGCCCTCGTCATGCACGTCGCGCGGGGCTCGGGGGTCTGGTACTCGCCGGCGTTGGCGCGGTCGCGTACTTCACGCTGATCGGGGGGAACGAGCCACTCGGGAGCCTGTCGTACTTTTACGACGAGAGCGCCCAAGAGCTGTTCGTGTCTCGATCTCAGCAGTACCCGCCGATCGAGGGCATCGATAGCGGCGACAGCGATGCTTCCGATGGCGTGCAAGCTGTACTCTATACGTGCTGCGACTCGTGCAATGATGGCACCCCGCAGATCGCATACCTGCAGCGGTACACCGACGAGGCAAAGCAGGTGTTCGAGCGTGCGGACGCGGCGATTGCCGAGGGACGAGCAGGCCCACCAGAGGCGGCCGACCGCAAGTACGTCTCAGCGAACACCCTCGTCCGAAGGGTCGCAGACCCGACGTGGCACCCCAAGCCGAGCCGCGAAGGCCAGGACATCGCTGGAATCTTGCTGAGCAAGTGCCCGGGTGGCGTGTTCCCGAGGCGCACCGATCCGACAGATTGAGGCTTCGCCCCCGTCAGCGAGCCGATCGCTGGAACACACTGGGGCCGTACTCGAAGCTCACAACGACGGCGCGGTGGTCCGAAGGTGGGCTCGTACCAGCTTTCTGGACCACTCCTTGGGAAGGAGATCGAGCATGAATCCGGCCGCAACTTGAAGTCTGAGT
It contains:
- the phnC gene encoding phosphonate ABC transporter ATP-binding protein is translated as MTPVLELRNLTMTYATGHTALSGVSMSVAAGERVAVIGRSGAGKSTMLRLMNRLLTPTGGEIVLSGSSITRVHGRRLREVRTRVGMIFQQYNLVGRLTVLENVLVGWLGAQRGLATIPSLWRQFPASAREAAMACLEEVQIAELASQRADQLSGGQAQRVAIARVLAQQPTAILADEPVSSLDRRSSEIVLRTLDRINKTHGVPIVINVHDVEIARNHADRVVGLRNGVLVLDTPATALHDGELSRLYRDEPASASSTPAQTHHTLREQPA
- the phnE gene encoding phosphonate ABC transporter, permease protein PhnE, encoding MTDEAEPRRPLMSILRWGAPLAALLVGTIAFSRQALMELEPAVAVAIAAAMAAVIAWLTARRLALPLLILAVLSWSGAKSDLDPGLLVENRGRAAEYVLGRQLSDAQIAETYQSAERTLMLSLERQARLQLVEELRLEPGAPRPEGFDEAIDARTTELRNETTLEEWDTLVERQARRVKRERSGGFFPPETDPDSLRLYADALLETIAIAIWGTLLAMVAALPIAVLGSHRTLSILSTAGGPIPGLLRRLGVFFTRRGFDACRGFNEFVLALIFVAIIGLGPFAGVMALAVHTFGVLGKVFADALETVRQGEIDGVTATGASSTQVLSFAVLPQIMPYVVSQTLLRFESNVRSASVLGLVGAGGIGFLIDAKLKSYAFQEVATMMIMIIVVVSLIDFACGRIMKRFT
- the phnD gene encoding phosphonate ABC transporter substrate-binding protein; protein product: MNTAIRLFFVVSAVLLLAVAGCKDRASASSSPTGSGEKSDNREGWPEVIRLGLIPSEGGSDIVARFAPLADHLERQLGIPVETFSASEYIGVITAMQNKQVDVAYFGPKSYIEANRIAGAVAVARELNDQGQEGYYGIIIARADSGMVTIEDARGESFGFVTPNSTSGFLVPSIGIIEKTGMKPEEYFGEIRYTGSHGSAIRAVLAGDLPVAATNTLDLIAMERAGLDSSPLIELWRSELIPSSPISVRGDLPQSFQDAVRDAVVSLSDEPEALEAMARGGFMRANDSDFDPIRALEQRRQELIDDR
- a CDS encoding TIGR03364 family FAD-dependent oxidoreductase, with amino-acid sequence MAERYDRIVVGAGILGLSHALAALRAGERVGVIEREPKAIGATVRNFGMVWPVGMRPGEDRRRALRSREIWLDLGREAGVDVRPDGSLHVARHDDEWAVLEEFVSDDRCDGLDCTLLSPEAAHRTHAGLRRDGLVGVMHSASELAVEPRTAADRIARWLEAQGVAFVRSLAAVRCEAGTVSLADGQQLHADRVVVCSGADLRVLFPEVYQRLPVELCKLQMLRLSAPAWRAGAHVAGGLTLRHYPAFEQCPSLKAVKARYAREHPFYDEHGIHVMSAQRGDGTLVVGDSHAYGQGATPFDREDVNAAIVAYLGQMLDIDSSSVVDRWHGVYARRTDGKTVLRCEPTPGVTVVNCVGGAGMTLGPAIAEETIAAECGAFNGKQPA
- a CDS encoding HAD-IA family hydrolase translates to MIHDAVAPSPGAMVLLGSRTQMRGYTQLERHGMELVVFDVAGTTLRDDGDVVACCMAAALSSAGVEVSPREVDPVMGLLKPLAIATLLEAKRGRAPDADEVETIHERFRSAMVQHYAGAPRVGAMPGAEELFEALRGRGIRVALDTGFDRTILDAVIDRLGWRSKLDATIASDEVDRGRPHPDMIRALMARLGVEDASRVCKVGDSLADIEEGVNAGCGLVVAMRNGRTEPVLGRLTGIVAIDHLDELPEHLEAYSRVGA
- a CDS encoding phosphonoacetaldehyde reductase; translated protein: MLDALSKQSGSRVGAFEGQTLAFEAGALTQLIADSGMTRPMLVVDRRAVDAAGLREEIHGATRCGERMFDGIEPNPSAELARSVIDAAIRVRADGLVAVGGGSCIDLAKATALGLDHRNDVEAIIRGRSSIRGAAPVIAVPTTAGSGSQATSFGVLYVEGRKKSIDHPALRPAAAVLDHRFIESLPPRLSAVSGLDALCQCIESIWACGATERSRTLATEGGTLMFEYLVAAARDQDPAACQAIMLGAHLSGCAINISRTTAAHAYSYALTQRYGVPHGLAVAYGLGWVAQWNAGVDADSCQHPAGPEAARVFVHDAAFVLGVRPDRVGDAMASLLDALSLPRSPLAAGVSVADLPALARAIDPMRLSNNPRRLTADDVLMGTQRSFVMG